In Deltaproteobacteria bacterium GWC2_55_46, a single window of DNA contains:
- a CDS encoding histidine kinase — protein MDNNMKILVVDDFSTMRRIIKNILREIGYNNVDEADDGTTALEKLRTGKFDFVVTDWNMPNMPGIDLLKHIRQDDSLKNTPVLMVTAESAKENVVTAVQAGVNNYIVKPFTAAALKERIDLILQKVNQ, from the coding sequence CTGGACAATAATATGAAGATCCTCGTAGTGGACGATTTTTCCACGATGAGGAGGATAATAAAGAATATCCTCCGCGAGATCGGCTACAACAACGTGGACGAGGCGGACGACGGGACCACGGCGCTGGAGAAGCTGAGGACAGGCAAGTTCGATTTCGTCGTCACGGACTGGAACATGCCGAATATGCCGGGGATAGATCTCCTGAAGCACATCAGGCAGGACGATTCTCTCAAGAACACGCCGGTCCTTATGGTCACGGCGGAGTCTGCAAAAGAGAACGTCGTCACGGCCGTACAGGCCGGAGTAAACAACTATATAGTCAAGCCGTTTACCGCTGCGGCCCTCAAGGAGAGGATCGACCTCATCCTGCAGAAGGTAAACCAGTAG